One window from the genome of Desulforamulus ruminis DSM 2154 encodes:
- a CDS encoding class I SAM-dependent rRNA methyltransferase — protein MAKAILHEGKQKRILGGHPWIYRTEIKEIRGEFQPGDIVEVYDIRERLIGRGYINPASQISIRIMTRNAEEEINEDFFRRRIQAAWDYRQRVVRESNACRVIFGEADFLPGLIVDKFGDYLAVQTLTLGIEKHKETILKLLQEILKPGGMYERNDVAVRELEGLPLQTGFIGASFDPKVVIKENGLRFVVDLAGGQKTGYFLDQRENRMALQGLVHGGRVLDCFCHTGTFSMYAAKFGAREVLGLDIAAPALEVARANAELNGYGKNCSFKETNSFDELRAMEKAGEKFEVVVLDPPAFTKSKKAVAGAVRGYKEINLRGMKLLPPGGYLVTCSCSYHMKEEMFLEVIAEAGRDAGRQLRLVELRRQAKDHPMLLASPETHYLKCVVLQVW, from the coding sequence ATGGCAAAGGCAATCCTGCATGAAGGGAAACAAAAACGGATTTTAGGGGGGCATCCCTGGATTTACCGTACGGAAATTAAGGAGATCCGGGGGGAATTTCAGCCTGGGGACATCGTCGAGGTTTACGATATCCGGGAGAGGTTGATTGGCCGCGGATATATCAATCCGGCTTCCCAAATCAGCATACGCATCATGACCCGGAATGCGGAAGAAGAAATCAATGAGGATTTTTTTCGCAGGAGAATTCAAGCAGCCTGGGACTACCGGCAGCGGGTGGTCCGGGAATCCAACGCCTGCCGGGTGATCTTCGGCGAGGCGGACTTTCTTCCCGGCCTGATTGTGGACAAATTCGGGGACTATCTGGCGGTACAAACCCTGACCCTGGGAATAGAGAAACATAAGGAAACGATCCTCAAGCTGCTGCAGGAAATTCTGAAGCCCGGAGGGATGTATGAAAGAAACGATGTTGCCGTCCGGGAACTGGAGGGACTGCCCCTGCAAACCGGCTTTATCGGGGCGTCTTTTGATCCGAAGGTGGTCATTAAAGAAAACGGACTCCGTTTCGTGGTGGACTTGGCAGGAGGCCAGAAAACAGGCTATTTTCTGGATCAAAGGGAAAACCGCATGGCATTACAGGGGCTGGTTCACGGAGGACGGGTGCTGGACTGCTTTTGTCATACGGGTACTTTTTCCATGTATGCGGCCAAGTTCGGAGCCAGAGAAGTGCTGGGCCTGGATATCGCCGCTCCGGCCCTGGAAGTGGCCCGGGCCAATGCGGAGCTGAACGGCTATGGTAAAAACTGTTCCTTCAAGGAAACCAACAGTTTTGATGAACTCCGGGCCATGGAAAAGGCCGGAGAGAAGTTTGAGGTGGTGGTGCTGGACCCGCCGGCCTTTACCAAATCCAAAAAGGCTGTTGCCGGCGCTGTCCGGGGCTACAAGGAAATTAATCTGCGGGGAATGAAGCTGCTTCCCCCAGGAGGGTATCTGGTTACTTGTTCCTGTTCCTATCACATGAAGGAAGAAATGTTCCTGGAGGTTATTGCGGAAGCCGGAAGGGATGCGGGACGCCAGTTAAGGCTGGTGGAACTGCGCCGGCAGGCCAAGGACCATCCCATGCTGCTGGCCTCTCCGGAGACCCATTACCTGAAGTGCGTGGTGCTGCAGGTGTGGTGA
- a CDS encoding stalk domain-containing protein yields the protein MKKFILGLLCGVIISTSSIVYASDYVQTTLFPAKFIINGQSKELKSEYTILNYSNHVYVPIRFVAENMGAIIDYNNNTKTININNISGDLLTIKDPEENLVRVGNLNLVKDGNNTRVTGNIEILLSGTNIIGANLSFYNDKGEKMGFVVISGNIPQGLQRFEVTGTGDFTNYSSVKLNVGYLNGVKNRVPN from the coding sequence ATGAAAAAATTTATATTAGGTCTTTTATGTGGTGTAATAATTTCTACTTCTTCAATTGTTTATGCTTCTGATTATGTCCAAACAACATTATTTCCTGCAAAATTCATAATTAACGGACAAAGCAAAGAATTAAAAAGCGAATATACTATTTTAAATTATAGCAACCATGTTTATGTACCTATACGCTTTGTTGCGGAAAACATGGGTGCAATTATTGACTATAATAATAATACAAAAACAATTAATATTAATAATATTTCCGGGGATTTACTTACTATTAAAGACCCAGAAGAAAATCTTGTCCGAGTAGGAAACCTCAATCTAGTAAAGGATGGTAATAATACAAGAGTAACCGGGAATATTGAGATTTTGCTATCAGGCACAAATATTATTGGGGCAAATTTATCATTTTATAACGATAAAGGCGAAAAAATGGGGTTTGTAGTAATAAGCGGTAATATACCACAAGGGTTACAGAGATTTGAAGTAACTGGAACTGGGGATTTTACTAATTATTCTTCTGTTAAATTAAATGTTGGTTATTTAAACGGTGTAAAAAACAGAGTTCCAAACTAA
- a CDS encoding helix-turn-helix domain-containing protein encodes MKRTKKFFADFCRYGGPMINPFNKPLEHLEEEDLNKLIDEEISEGLHVEYKEDFPTHLGKIVASFANTFGGWIIIGANARNPRNVPTSFPGISMTRDPKDRFRNICRDHISPVPIFSSKLIKKSSDPDRGILVVRVDESAYPPHITKDGRIYRRNMEGSDPLAETDRHILDRLFEKSVHNKNEVKAFVNRKLQKTAAEEVLFRVVCCPVPLNLDLIKPFFVPERITRLKKMAQNIWKHTLPKSIRFHPEGFSFELENHRLEILRSGVITYSCPIPTSLKQLNRQSEPLELDFLDYRALQMALLRTLKLTREVYRFAGYMGLFIPKVSLENILNKGLDDPKFFDFYLRFPQPQCTYSDIILPYGFSPVEVKEMENSRQIADPLLGYIYRCFGFEALDTHSLARGELSR; translated from the coding sequence ATGAAAAGAACAAAGAAATTTTTTGCAGATTTTTGCCGTTATGGAGGGCCTATGATTAATCCCTTTAACAAACCCCTGGAGCACCTGGAGGAAGAGGACCTGAATAAACTTATTGACGAAGAAATATCCGAAGGTCTTCATGTAGAATACAAAGAAGATTTTCCCACCCATCTGGGAAAAATCGTGGCCAGCTTTGCCAATACCTTTGGCGGCTGGATTATTATTGGCGCCAATGCCCGCAATCCCCGGAACGTTCCTACCTCTTTCCCCGGCATCAGCATGACCCGGGATCCCAAGGACCGTTTCCGGAATATCTGCCGGGATCATATCAGCCCGGTACCTATTTTTTCCTCCAAACTGATTAAAAAATCGTCCGATCCGGACCGGGGTATCCTGGTGGTCCGGGTGGATGAAAGCGCCTACCCGCCTCATATCACCAAGGACGGCCGCATCTACCGGAGAAACATGGAAGGATCCGATCCCTTGGCGGAAACCGACCGTCACATTTTGGACCGACTTTTTGAAAAAAGTGTTCATAATAAAAACGAAGTCAAGGCTTTTGTCAACCGCAAACTGCAAAAGACCGCTGCGGAGGAAGTTTTGTTCCGGGTGGTGTGCTGCCCGGTGCCTTTAAATTTAGATTTAATCAAACCTTTTTTTGTTCCCGAGCGGATTACCCGTCTCAAAAAAATGGCGCAAAACATCTGGAAGCATACTCTCCCCAAAAGCATCCGCTTCCACCCGGAGGGCTTTTCCTTTGAGTTGGAAAATCACCGGCTGGAGATTCTTCGTTCCGGGGTCATCACTTATTCCTGCCCGATTCCCACCTCCCTCAAGCAGTTGAACCGCCAGAGCGAACCCCTGGAACTGGATTTCCTGGATTACCGGGCCTTGCAAATGGCCCTCCTGCGCACCCTTAAACTGACCCGGGAGGTTTACCGCTTTGCCGGGTATATGGGATTGTTCATTCCCAAAGTCAGTTTGGAAAACATATTAAACAAGGGGTTGGATGATCCGAAGTTTTTTGATTTCTACCTCCGGTTTCCCCAGCCCCAGTGTACTTATTCCGATATTATTCTGCCCTACGGTTTTTCCCCGGTGGAAGTGAAAGAAATGGAAAACTCCCGGCAGATTGCCGACCCCTTATTAGGCTATATCTACCGCTGTTTTGGTTTCGAAGCCCTGGACACCCATTCCCTGGCCCGAGGCGAACTAAGCCGTTAG
- a CDS encoding aspartate aminotransferase family protein yields the protein MPHRPQPKEGYETFTLEQALELDQQQVKDFHRRYLNASLLTMLGLLNFDQSFTSASGVSVFDAQGNEYLDFLGGYGALNLGHNHPEIVAVLEKVHSRPNLLQTSLNSLAAALAHNLAQLAPGPLQRSFFCNSGAEAVEGALKLARIATGRQKFIYCINSFHGKTFGALSVTGRDKYQSPFRPLMQECAAVPFGDLSALQQQLSSREAAAFIIEPIQGEGGIIEPPPRYLARAKNLCAQYGTLLIADEVQTGFGRTGTFFASEAEDLVPDILCLAKSLGGGLIPAGAYITSDELWRKAYGNMDRALLHTSTFGGNTLACAVALKTIEVLLNQNLCQQAKEKGEYFKSKLNRLKEKYPLLKEVRGRGLMIGLEFQQPNLQNRRFVLTLKKVDQLIQEYMGSLIAGELFNQHRIITAYTLNNPNVIRMEPPLTVTREQLDAVVIALEEILVKHSGFASMAGAGARTVIKKIMK from the coding sequence ATGCCTCACCGTCCACAGCCGAAAGAAGGTTACGAGACCTTTACCCTGGAGCAGGCCCTGGAACTGGATCAACAACAAGTGAAGGATTTTCATCGCCGGTATTTAAACGCCAGCCTGCTGACCATGCTTGGACTGTTGAATTTCGATCAATCCTTTACTTCCGCCAGCGGCGTATCGGTTTTTGACGCCCAGGGCAATGAATATCTGGATTTTTTAGGGGGTTACGGGGCCTTAAATCTTGGCCATAATCATCCGGAGATTGTGGCGGTGCTGGAAAAGGTCCACAGCAGACCCAACCTCCTGCAGACTTCGCTGAACAGCCTGGCCGCCGCCCTGGCCCATAACCTGGCTCAACTGGCTCCGGGTCCCTTGCAGCGAAGCTTTTTTTGCAACAGCGGGGCCGAGGCGGTGGAGGGCGCCCTAAAGCTGGCCCGGATAGCAACCGGCCGCCAAAAATTCATTTACTGTATCAACTCTTTCCACGGCAAAACCTTTGGCGCCCTCTCGGTGACCGGCCGTGACAAATATCAATCCCCTTTTCGGCCTTTAATGCAGGAGTGTGCGGCGGTTCCCTTCGGCGACCTCTCCGCCCTGCAGCAGCAGCTTTCCTCCCGGGAGGCCGCGGCCTTTATCATTGAACCGATTCAGGGCGAAGGCGGCATTATCGAGCCGCCGCCCCGCTATTTAGCCAGGGCGAAAAACCTTTGCGCCCAGTACGGCACCCTTTTGATTGCCGATGAAGTCCAGACCGGCTTCGGACGAACCGGCACCTTCTTTGCCAGTGAAGCCGAAGACTTGGTGCCGGATATCCTGTGTCTGGCCAAATCCCTGGGAGGCGGCCTGATCCCCGCCGGGGCCTATATCACCAGCGATGAACTTTGGCGTAAGGCCTACGGCAACATGGACCGGGCCCTCCTGCACACCTCCACCTTTGGCGGCAACACCCTGGCCTGCGCCGTAGCCCTGAAAACCATTGAGGTTTTATTAAACCAGAACCTGTGCCAACAGGCAAAGGAAAAGGGCGAATATTTTAAGAGCAAGCTGAACCGGCTGAAAGAAAAATATCCTTTGTTAAAAGAAGTTCGGGGCCGGGGATTGATGATTGGGTTGGAATTTCAACAGCCCAATCTCCAGAATCGCCGTTTTGTACTCACCTTAAAGAAGGTGGATCAACTTATTCAGGAATATATGGGCAGCCTGATTGCCGGGGAATTGTTTAATCAGCACCGGATTATTACCGCTTATACCCTGAATAACCCCAATGTGATCCGCATGGAACCCCCTCTCACCGTAACCCGGGAACAACTGGACGCCGTGGTGATTGCCTTGGAAGAAATTCTCGTCAAACACAGCGGCTTTGCCAGCATGGCCGGAGCCGGCGCCCGAACGGTGATTAAGAAAATAATGAAATAG
- the ylxM gene encoding YlxM family DNA-binding protein encodes MKEFHKINMLYDFYGSLLTEKQQRFIELYYADDLSLGEIAEQFGVTRQAVHDTLKRAEQTLVHYEGKLGLVDKFNGEAKSLKNILVLLHEYQEGSNAEGLVQARELLQSMLLNRQDVE; translated from the coding sequence CTGAAGGAATTTCATAAAATCAACATGCTTTATGATTTTTACGGCAGTCTTCTCACAGAGAAACAGCAGCGCTTTATTGAGTTGTATTATGCCGACGATTTGTCCCTGGGGGAAATCGCCGAACAATTTGGCGTTACCCGGCAGGCCGTGCACGACACTTTGAAAAGAGCGGAGCAAACCCTGGTGCATTACGAAGGGAAGCTGGGCCTGGTGGACAAATTCAATGGGGAAGCCAAGTCTTTGAAAAACATTCTGGTCCTGCTGCATGAATACCAGGAGGGCAGCAATGCCGAGGGATTGGTTCAGGCCAGGGAATTATTGCAGTCTATGCTGCTAAACCGGCAGGATGTAGAATGA
- the ffh gene encoding signal recognition particle protein has product MFQGLGDRLEVIFKSLKGKGRLTAEDVSQAMREVKMALLEADVNFKVVKEFVAQVKERAIGQDVLESLSPAQQVIKIVKEELTELLGGTQSKINIASKPPTIIMLVGLQGAGKTTTAGKLAKLLSKQGRRPLLVAADIYRPAAIKQLQVLGEQLKMPVFTLGQENPVKIAQAAVEDANSTGRDLVIIDTAGRLHINEELMDELANIKGTVKPHEILLVVDAMTGQEAVNVADSFNQKLGLDGIIMTKLDGDARGGAALSVRKVTGCPIKFAGMGEKLDALEPFHPDRMADRILGMGDMLTLIEKAQANFDAEQAAKLNQKIRKADFNLEDFLDQMQQVKKLGPLEQVLGMIPGMGKLTKQLKDQQIDEKELGQVEAIIHSMTPWERQHPERIDGSRKKRIARGSGNRVQDINQLLKQFEQTKKMMKQLSGLTKGGGKGGKGGRKMPKLPFF; this is encoded by the coding sequence ATGTTTCAGGGTCTTGGAGATCGCTTGGAGGTCATTTTTAAATCCTTAAAAGGAAAAGGGCGCCTAACGGCAGAGGACGTCAGCCAGGCCATGCGGGAAGTTAAGATGGCCCTTCTGGAAGCGGACGTTAACTTCAAGGTAGTTAAGGAATTTGTGGCTCAGGTTAAGGAACGGGCCATTGGTCAGGATGTGCTGGAGAGTTTAAGTCCGGCCCAACAGGTCATAAAAATTGTTAAAGAGGAATTAACGGAGCTTTTAGGGGGCACTCAGTCCAAAATCAACATTGCCTCTAAGCCTCCCACCATTATTATGCTGGTGGGTCTGCAGGGGGCCGGGAAAACCACCACTGCGGGCAAGCTGGCCAAATTGTTAAGCAAACAAGGGCGCAGACCTTTGCTGGTGGCGGCGGATATTTACCGTCCGGCGGCCATTAAGCAGCTTCAGGTGCTGGGCGAGCAGTTAAAAATGCCGGTGTTTACCCTGGGTCAGGAAAACCCGGTAAAAATTGCCCAGGCAGCGGTGGAAGACGCCAACAGCACCGGCAGGGACTTGGTCATTATTGATACCGCCGGCCGGCTGCATATTAATGAAGAATTGATGGATGAACTGGCCAATATTAAAGGCACGGTGAAGCCCCATGAGATCCTGCTGGTGGTGGATGCCATGACCGGCCAGGAGGCTGTGAACGTAGCCGACAGTTTCAATCAGAAACTGGGTCTGGACGGAATCATTATGACCAAGCTGGACGGCGATGCCCGGGGCGGCGCCGCTTTATCCGTGCGCAAGGTAACCGGTTGTCCCATTAAATTTGCCGGCATGGGTGAAAAACTGGATGCCCTGGAGCCCTTTCATCCGGACCGGATGGCGGATCGCATCCTGGGCATGGGGGATATGCTGACGTTGATCGAAAAAGCCCAGGCTAATTTTGATGCGGAGCAGGCGGCAAAATTAAACCAAAAAATCCGCAAGGCGGATTTTAACCTGGAAGACTTTTTGGATCAAATGCAGCAGGTGAAAAAGCTGGGCCCCCTGGAGCAGGTCTTGGGCATGATCCCGGGTATGGGCAAATTAACCAAACAACTTAAGGACCAGCAGATTGATGAAAAGGAACTGGGCCAAGTAGAGGCCATTATTCATTCCATGACACCCTGGGAACGGCAGCATCCGGAACGGATTGACGGCAGCCGGAAAAAACGGATTGCCCGGGGCAGCGGCAACCGGGTGCAGGACATCAATCAATTGTTAAAGCAGTTTGAGCAGACCAAAAAAATGATGAAGCAGCTTTCCGGTTTGACCAAAGGTGGCGGTAAGGGAGGTAAAGGCGGGCGCAAGATGCCGAAATTGCCTTTCTTCTAA
- the rpsP gene encoding 30S ribosomal protein S16 yields MSVKIRLKRMGAKKNPFYRIVVADSRSPRDGRFIEEIGYYDPIKKPAEVKIDEAKAQQWLKNGAQLSDTAKSLFVKAGIVSGKTKTNEA; encoded by the coding sequence ATGTCTGTAAAAATTCGTCTGAAACGGATGGGGGCCAAGAAAAACCCCTTTTACCGTATCGTAGTGGCTGATTCCCGTTCTCCACGTGACGGTCGTTTCATTGAGGAAATTGGCTATTATGACCCCATTAAGAAACCCGCTGAGGTTAAGATTGACGAAGCCAAAGCTCAACAGTGGTTGAAAAATGGCGCTCAGCTTTCTGATACCGCCAAATCCTTGTTCGTAAAAGCCGGCATTGTTAGTGGCAAAACCAAAACCAACGAGGCCTAA
- a CDS encoding KH domain-containing protein, with protein sequence MKELVEILAKALVDQPEEVAVTMVEKERSVVIELRVAPDDMGKVIGKQGRIARAIRSVVKAAATKQRKKVVVEII encoded by the coding sequence GTGAAAGAACTTGTTGAAATTCTGGCCAAAGCCCTGGTAGACCAACCGGAAGAGGTTGCGGTGACCATGGTGGAGAAAGAAAGATCCGTGGTGATTGAACTGCGAGTGGCGCCTGATGACATGGGAAAAGTCATTGGCAAACAGGGTCGAATCGCTCGGGCCATTCGTTCGGTGGTTAAGGCTGCGGCTACCAAGCAGCGTAAGAAAGTCGTAGTAGAAATTATTTAA
- a CDS encoding YlqD family protein, translating into MLKITRPVLVKVRVTDGYKKNLAQELQESIARLELELRQLELQARKLEEMAKKNPGGVQAALVQLEQEKQKRLDKRLELLDNIKEIGRLPNGSEVLQGKVESIVDVQVGDDWRKLMSAEVVIKDGRVVEIRSPKPEVDHD; encoded by the coding sequence TTGCTGAAAATCACCCGGCCCGTACTGGTTAAAGTACGGGTTACCGATGGTTATAAAAAGAATTTGGCTCAGGAATTGCAAGAGAGCATCGCCCGGCTGGAACTGGAACTCCGCCAGTTGGAGCTGCAGGCGCGTAAACTGGAAGAAATGGCCAAGAAAAATCCCGGCGGGGTGCAGGCCGCTTTGGTCCAATTGGAACAGGAGAAGCAGAAACGGTTGGATAAGCGCTTGGAACTGCTGGATAATATAAAGGAAATCGGGCGCCTGCCCAATGGCAGCGAGGTCCTGCAGGGCAAGGTGGAAAGTATTGTGGATGTTCAGGTAGGGGACGACTGGCGGAAACTGATGTCGGCCGAAGTTGTCATTAAAGATGGCAGAGTGGTGGAAATCCGCTCGCCCAAGCCGGAGGTTGACCATGACTGA
- the rimM gene encoding ribosome maturation factor RimM (Essential for efficient processing of 16S rRNA) — protein sequence MTEQYITVGEIVNTQGIRGEVRVLPTTDYPERFQSTTKILVLLRDQRLEYTIEKVWPHKQFIIVKFAEIPDLNAAEKMKGALLQITRKELVALPKDNYYIFDLVGLKVYEEGRELGELVQVLKTGANDVYVIKPPEGKDLLLPALKSVVKEIDLERGKMEVKLPDGLI from the coding sequence ATGACTGAGCAATACATTACCGTGGGGGAAATCGTGAATACCCAGGGCATCCGGGGTGAAGTCCGGGTACTGCCTACCACCGATTATCCCGAACGTTTTCAAAGCACTACAAAAATATTAGTCCTATTACGGGATCAGCGTTTGGAATATACCATTGAGAAGGTCTGGCCGCACAAGCAATTTATCATTGTTAAATTTGCCGAAATTCCCGATTTAAATGCCGCGGAAAAAATGAAGGGCGCTCTGTTGCAAATTACCCGCAAAGAATTGGTAGCCCTGCCCAAGGACAACTATTATATTTTTGATTTGGTGGGCTTAAAGGTCTATGAGGAGGGGCGTGAGTTGGGAGAATTGGTTCAAGTTCTGAAAACCGGAGCCAATGACGTTTATGTGATTAAGCCCCCGGAAGGAAAAGATTTGTTGCTTCCGGCCCTGAAATCGGTGGTCAAAGAGATTGACCTGGAACGGGGAAAAATGGAAGTAAAATTACCGGACGGATTAATTTAA
- the trmD gene encoding tRNA (guanosine(37)-N1)-methyltransferase TrmD, with product MKIDILTLFPQMFESPFSASIIKRAVDRELLKINTVNIRDFSRNKHHTVDDTPFGGGAGMVMGPEPLFECFDALKEKQGGQVGRVVMMCPQGEPFTQAFARELAREEHLVLVCGHYEGIDERVRQSLVTDEISIGDYVLTGGELPAMVVVDAVARMLPGVLGEAASAEEDSFYHGLLEHPHYTKPREYRGMAVPEILLSGHHENIRQWRRRQSLLRTLERRPELLREVALQKEDRQVLLELLELLQSLDLK from the coding sequence ATGAAGATAGATATTTTAACGCTCTTTCCGCAAATGTTTGAGAGTCCCTTCAGCGCCAGTATTATTAAACGGGCGGTGGATCGGGAACTGCTGAAGATCAATACCGTCAATATCCGGGATTTTTCCCGCAACAAACATCACACGGTGGATGATACTCCCTTTGGCGGAGGCGCCGGCATGGTCATGGGTCCCGAACCCCTTTTTGAATGTTTTGACGCCCTTAAAGAAAAGCAGGGGGGTCAAGTGGGGCGCGTGGTGATGATGTGTCCCCAGGGCGAGCCCTTTACCCAGGCTTTTGCCCGGGAACTGGCCAGGGAAGAACATTTGGTGCTTGTTTGCGGCCATTATGAAGGCATTGATGAGCGAGTGCGCCAAAGTTTGGTTACCGATGAAATATCCATTGGTGATTATGTGCTTACCGGCGGAGAACTTCCGGCCATGGTGGTGGTGGATGCGGTGGCCCGCATGCTGCCGGGAGTTTTGGGCGAGGCTGCCAGTGCCGAAGAAGATTCCTTTTATCATGGGCTGCTGGAACACCCCCATTACACCAAACCAAGGGAATACAGGGGTATGGCGGTGCCGGAAATATTACTGTCCGGACATCATGAAAACATTCGTCAATGGCGCAGGCGCCAGTCTTTGCTGCGCACCCTTGAACGCAGGCCGGAATTGCTCCGGGAGGTTGCCTTGCAGAAGGAGGATCGGCAGGTTTTGCTGGAACTGCTTGAGCTTTTGCAATCCCTGGATTTAAAATAA
- the rplS gene encoding 50S ribosomal protein L19 produces MNLVQSLEQEQLKSNIPSFKPGDTVKVHYKVIEGSRERIQVFEGVVIRRRGGGLSETFTVRRVSYGVGVERTFPLHAPKIDKIEVARRGKVRRARLYYLRSLRGKKARIKELTTR; encoded by the coding sequence ATGAATCTTGTTCAGTCTTTGGAACAGGAACAGTTGAAAAGCAATATTCCTTCTTTCAAACCTGGTGATACCGTTAAAGTGCACTACAAGGTTATTGAAGGTAGCCGTGAGCGTATTCAGGTATTTGAAGGGGTTGTCATTCGCCGTCGTGGCGGCGGCCTCAGCGAAACTTTTACTGTTCGCCGTGTCTCTTACGGAGTGGGTGTTGAGAGGACCTTTCCTCTTCATGCTCCTAAAATTGACAAAATTGAAGTGGCCCGTCGCGGTAAAGTGCGGAGAGCCAGACTTTACTACCTGCGCAGCCTGCGTGGTAAAAAAGCACGTATTAAAGAACTTACCACTCGATAA
- the lepB gene encoding signal peptidase I, giving the protein MDQLDSQQELQVEKKPKKSAIREMMESVVIAVLLAVIIRLFILEPFYIPSGSMEPTLMVGDRIIVSKVTYHLRDPKPGDIVVFKYPEDPSRNFVKRLIAVGGDTIEIKDSVLYINNQPVPEPYLPAGLKFADYGPEKVPLNHYFMMGDNRNNSDDSRVWGFLDRNLIVGKAEVIYWPVGQIGLAK; this is encoded by the coding sequence ATGGATCAACTGGACTCTCAGCAGGAACTGCAAGTGGAGAAAAAGCCTAAGAAATCAGCCATCCGGGAAATGATGGAGTCTGTTGTCATAGCGGTGCTGCTGGCCGTTATCATCCGGCTGTTTATCCTTGAACCTTTTTATATTCCTTCGGGCTCCATGGAACCGACACTGATGGTGGGCGACCGGATCATTGTGAGCAAGGTGACCTATCACCTTCGGGACCCCAAGCCGGGCGACATTGTGGTATTTAAATACCCCGAGGACCCCAGCCGTAATTTTGTAAAAAGGTTAATTGCCGTGGGTGGAGATACCATAGAAATAAAGGATAGTGTTTTATATATTAATAACCAGCCGGTTCCGGAGCCTTACCTGCCGGCAGGACTTAAGTTTGCCGATTATGGCCCCGAAAAGGTGCCCCTGAATCACTATTTTATGATGGGTGATAACCGGAATAACAGTGACGACAGCAGGGTATGGGGCTTTTTGGACCGGAATTTAATCGTCGGAAAGGCCGAAGTCATTTATTGGCCCGTGGGTCAGATTGGACTGGCCAAATAA
- the ylqF gene encoding ribosome biogenesis GTPase YlqF → MDIQIQWFPGHMAKARRQVQEALKLVDVAVELLDARIPLSSENPMIGQILGNKPRVIILNKSDLADPGLTKAWQKKLERDQVKVIAVDTLKGEGLKEVPKAANLLVAEQMAKLAAKGRRARAARCMVLGIPNVGKSSFINRLVGRRATKTGDLPGVTKGQQWIRLEGSLELLDTPGILWPKFEDPQVGFKLAVTGAVKEQVFDVYEVALKLLQWLVETNPEKIKERYRLTDLNPDRVGLLSDIGARRGMLVSGGAVDELKAAHLILKEFREGTLGRYTLDLPR, encoded by the coding sequence GTGGATATTCAAATTCAATGGTTTCCCGGGCATATGGCCAAAGCCAGACGACAGGTGCAGGAGGCCTTAAAACTGGTGGATGTGGCTGTAGAACTGCTGGACGCCCGGATACCCCTTAGCAGCGAGAATCCCATGATCGGTCAGATCCTGGGGAATAAACCCCGCGTCATCATATTAAATAAAAGCGACCTGGCGGATCCGGGTCTGACCAAAGCCTGGCAGAAGAAGCTGGAACGGGATCAGGTAAAAGTGATTGCTGTGGATACCTTGAAGGGAGAAGGACTTAAAGAAGTGCCCAAGGCTGCCAATCTGCTGGTAGCCGAGCAGATGGCCAAATTAGCTGCCAAAGGCCGCCGTGCCCGGGCTGCCCGCTGTATGGTGCTGGGCATTCCCAATGTGGGCAAGTCTTCCTTTATTAACCGTCTGGTGGGCCGCAGGGCAACCAAGACCGGAGACCTGCCGGGAGTGACCAAGGGACAGCAGTGGATTCGCCTGGAAGGATCACTGGAACTGCTGGATACCCCGGGGATTTTATGGCCTAAATTTGAAGACCCGCAGGTGGGCTTTAAATTAGCGGTAACCGGAGCGGTTAAGGAACAGGTTTTTGATGTTTATGAAGTAGCCTTAAAATTACTGCAGTGGCTGGTGGAAACCAACCCTGAAAAAATTAAGGAAAGATATAGACTGACGGACCTCAATCCCGATAGGGTAGGCCTGCTTTCGGACATCGGCGCCCGCAGAGGGATGCTGGTTTCCGGTGGAGCGGTGGATGAATTAAAAGCAGCCCATTTAATTCTTAAAGAATTTCGGGAGGGTACACTGGGCCGGTACACCCTGGACTTACCCCGATGA